DNA from Cetobacterium sp. ZOR0034:
TTAATGGCAATCGGTGCTCTTAACCCTATTATACAAAAAAAATGGCTAAAAAATAAGACTACATTTATTTTTACCTCTATAAAAATTTTCGGATTATTAATTGGAACTTTAACTTTTTTTAATGTTGGTCCTGATTATTTATTTGAAAAAGATATGTTGCCTTTTTTATTTGACAAGCTTGTAACACCTTTGAGCGTTGTTATTCCTCTTGGTGGAGCTTTCATTATGTTTCTTGTAGGCTTTGGATTACTTGAATTTATGGGGATACTCATGGAAAAAGTAATGAACCCCATTTTCAATACTCCTGGAAAATCTTCTATTGACGCTGTTGCTTCATTTGTAGGATCATATTCTATCGGATTACTTATCACAAATAAAGTTTATACCGATGGAAAATATACTTTAAAAGAAGCTGCTATAATCGCAACAGGATTTTCTACTGTTTCAGCTACTTTTATGATTGTCGTTGCAAAAACTTTAAATTTAACTGAGATTTGGAACTTCTATTTCTGGACTTGTATCATTATAACTTTTCTTGTAACAGCTATAACAGTTCGGATTTTTCCATTAAATAAAATTCCAAATACATACTATCAAAATAATAAATTTGAAGAGGAGGAAATAATTCAAGGTAATCTATTTAAAAAAGCTTTAATTTCAGGAGTTAATAGTGCTAAAAAAAATAATGACTCTATCTTAACTCAATTTCTTAAAAATTATAAAGATGGATTTATTATAACCGCTGGAATTTTACCATCAATCATGTCGATAGGTCTTCTT
Protein-coding regions in this window:
- a CDS encoding YjiH family protein; this encodes MSNATTLKKIDLTKYFFLNFIGIFMFFIPITLKNKNTIPLDHIASFIVSSFPNFIKIYVLFLMAIGALNPIIQKKWLKNKTTFIFTSIKIFGLLIGTLTFFNVGPDYLFEKDMLPFLFDKLVTPLSVVIPLGGAFIMFLVGFGLLEFMGILMEKVMNPIFNTPGKSSIDAVASFVGSYSIGLLITNKVYTDGKYTLKEAAIIATGFSTVSATFMIVVAKTLNLTEIWNFYFWTCIIITFLVTAITVRIFPLNKIPNTYYQNNKFEEEEIIQGNLFKKALISGVNSAKKNNDSILTQFLKNYKDGFIITAGILPSIMSIGLLGLILAKYTPIFDFMGYIYLPFTKILGFNNPELVAKALSTSIAEMFLPAMFVTQENLITRYVVAIVSISEILFFSASIPCILSTDIKIKITDLIIIWIQRVIFSLILATIFGYIFL